A section of the Roseivirga sp. BDSF3-8 genome encodes:
- a CDS encoding PAS domain-containing protein produces MGQSSSRFLDFGSLRNRIILSLTVMGGLTLIYIFVTARQADLIEETALQQHTIYQPGAKAGERAAKGLHKSTLMLTTYLQSGEETYRVQWEAAWEEDIFPAVATLKNHRGSLVQAEAERIWRGMEKKLNQLRRNQADLIESAQNDLVRADYFENNDSALSITQKNLLNNLDEQVVPASIDLTYRAQQLGALFTEIDEEKHASLEDIILVLDIMAYIVMALCVVLSIAFGIWIVRAVIMSIYRISKTLKALSNGNLPEPMPQERNETRYIIKQLNALIMQLRNVQHFATLVGKREFDNDIVVFNNEGVLGESLAGMRSSLSQVAREDRQRNWVNEGLAQFADILRNKDNIKELCDEVIVQLTKYSGAIQGGIFLVKDEEENEPYMELISCYAFERHKKTGTRIHKGEGIAGQSWQENDTIIITEVPDSYINIRSGLGHANPKAILVVPLVYNEETIGVVELASFKPLEDYQVEFIQKLSENLAASIATTTNNERTRKLLEESQEITEQMLAQEEEMRQNMEELQATQEEMRRTQNEIRDKESNLNALINNTNDTIFAIDRDYCITVVNDTLRNKYKKAGIDLKAGVNILEVLPADQRAKWKERYDRALSGESYKQFEERMLDDKLQVVETYHNPIMNVEGKVIGVSVIARDVTDIVQVQRELERKQGIVNSVINNTDDTFFAIDQDFRITIVNETLRKRFESSGMDLKEGDHILEILPQESVEFWRERYQRTLNGESFTENQERKVGDKSLYIKVYYQPVYDENGKITGASVLSRDITEYREALEEKDTRDKEIAKLRKALGVETNKGNKIKNGRLDNDDKAEATNWKINQY; encoded by the coding sequence ATGGGCCAATCATCATCACGCTTTTTAGACTTTGGAAGCCTGCGTAACAGGATTATCCTTAGCCTCACCGTAATGGGGGGACTTACCCTTATCTACATATTTGTTACCGCCCGGCAGGCGGACCTCATTGAGGAAACGGCACTACAGCAGCATACCATTTACCAGCCCGGAGCCAAGGCAGGAGAGCGGGCAGCCAAAGGCCTGCATAAGTCCACCCTGATGCTCACTACATACCTGCAGTCAGGCGAAGAGACCTACCGGGTGCAGTGGGAAGCTGCCTGGGAAGAAGACATATTCCCTGCGGTAGCCACGCTTAAGAATCATCGCGGGTCGCTTGTACAAGCTGAGGCTGAGCGCATCTGGCGGGGTATGGAAAAGAAACTGAACCAGCTGCGCCGCAATCAGGCTGACCTGATAGAAAGCGCTCAGAATGACCTGGTCAGAGCTGATTACTTCGAAAATAATGACTCAGCCCTATCTATTACCCAGAAAAACCTGCTGAATAACCTGGATGAGCAGGTAGTACCGGCAAGCATAGACCTCACTTATCGTGCCCAGCAGTTGGGGGCCCTCTTCACTGAGATAGACGAGGAAAAGCACGCCAGCCTGGAGGACATCATACTGGTACTCGATATCATGGCCTATATTGTCATGGCCCTCTGTGTGGTCCTGTCAATCGCATTTGGTATATGGATCGTGCGCGCCGTTATTATGAGCATCTACCGTATCTCTAAAACGCTCAAAGCACTCAGTAACGGTAACCTGCCAGAGCCGATGCCCCAGGAGCGCAACGAAACGCGCTACATAATTAAGCAACTTAATGCCCTTATCATGCAACTACGAAACGTGCAGCATTTTGCCACACTTGTAGGTAAGCGCGAGTTTGATAATGACATAGTGGTATTCAATAACGAAGGTGTGCTGGGTGAATCACTGGCAGGGATGCGAAGCAGCCTTTCCCAGGTGGCCCGGGAAGACCGTCAGCGCAACTGGGTTAATGAGGGCCTGGCGCAGTTTGCCGACATTCTGCGCAATAAAGATAATATCAAAGAGCTGTGCGACGAGGTCATCGTACAGCTAACCAAATACAGTGGCGCCATCCAGGGGGGTATTTTCCTCGTGAAAGATGAGGAAGAGAACGAGCCCTACATGGAACTGATAAGCTGCTATGCATTTGAGCGCCACAAAAAGACCGGCACACGAATACATAAAGGGGAAGGGATAGCCGGACAAAGCTGGCAGGAAAATGATACCATCATCATCACCGAGGTTCCGGATAGCTACATTAACATCCGTTCAGGCCTGGGGCATGCTAATCCCAAAGCAATACTGGTAGTGCCTTTGGTGTATAACGAGGAAACAATCGGCGTAGTGGAACTGGCTTCTTTCAAGCCCCTTGAGGATTATCAGGTTGAGTTTATACAAAAACTTAGCGAAAACCTTGCTGCCTCTATTGCCACTACCACCAATAATGAGCGTACCCGTAAGCTGCTGGAGGAATCTCAGGAGATAACCGAACAAATGCTGGCTCAGGAAGAGGAGATGCGCCAGAATATGGAGGAACTGCAGGCTACGCAGGAAGAGATGCGCCGCACACAAAATGAAATCAGGGACAAAGAGAGCAATCTCAATGCGCTGATAAATAATACGAATGACACCATTTTTGCTATAGACAGAGACTACTGCATTACGGTAGTTAATGACACGCTCCGCAATAAGTATAAGAAAGCGGGCATAGACCTGAAGGCAGGCGTGAATATACTGGAGGTACTGCCTGCAGACCAGCGTGCTAAATGGAAGGAGCGCTATGACCGCGCCCTTTCCGGTGAAAGCTATAAGCAATTTGAAGAGCGCATGCTCGACGATAAGCTACAGGTGGTGGAGACCTACCATAACCCTATCATGAACGTGGAGGGGAAAGTAATCGGTGTATCAGTGATTGCCCGTGATGTAACGGACATTGTGCAGGTGCAACGCGAACTGGAGCGTAAACAGGGTATCGTCAACTCGGTGATCAATAATACGGATGACACCTTCTTTGCCATTGACCAGGACTTCCGCATTACTATCGTGAATGAAACGCTTAGGAAGCGCTTTGAATCCTCAGGTATGGACCTTAAGGAAGGCGATCATATACTGGAGATCCTGCCGCAGGAATCGGTTGAGTTCTGGAGAGAACGTTATCAGCGTACCCTTAATGGTGAAAGCTTTACCGAAAATCAGGAACGTAAGGTGGGAGATAAATCCCTCTATATAAAGGTGTACTACCAGCCCGTGTACGATGAAAACGGTAAGATCACCGGTGCCTCTGTCCTATCCAGGGATATCACCGAGTATCGTGAGGCCCTGGAAGAAAAGGACACCCGCGATAAAGAAATAGCCAAATTGAGAAAGGCCCTGGGAGTAGAAACCAATAAAGGGAATAAGATCAAAAATGGCCGGCTGGATAATGATGATAAAGCAGAGGCGACTAACTGGAAGATAAACCAATATTAA
- a CDS encoding NAD-dependent deacylase: MKNLVVLSGAGISAESGIPTFRDANGLWEGHDVMEVASPQGWKRDPELVLDFYNQRRKAARKAEPNEGHKLIASLEEHFEVQVITQNIDNLHERAGSTKVLHLHGEIFKCRSSLDEHLVYDMEGDEIMLGDKCEKGSQLRPHIVWFGEMVPMMEPAAALAMKADVFVVVGTSLVVYPAAGLVDYTARNTPIFVVDPNVPEVYGREDVTAIQENASTGMKKLKDILLERYR; encoded by the coding sequence ATGAAAAACCTGGTGGTACTTAGTGGTGCAGGGATTAGTGCGGAGAGCGGCATCCCTACCTTTCGCGATGCAAATGGTCTGTGGGAGGGGCACGATGTAATGGAAGTAGCCTCACCTCAAGGCTGGAAGCGTGATCCTGAACTGGTTCTGGACTTTTATAATCAGCGCCGGAAAGCGGCCCGGAAGGCTGAACCCAACGAGGGCCATAAATTAATCGCCTCTTTAGAAGAGCATTTTGAGGTACAGGTCATCACGCAGAATATAGATAACCTGCATGAGAGGGCAGGTTCTACGAAAGTTCTTCATTTGCACGGTGAAATATTCAAATGTCGCAGCTCGCTGGATGAGCACCTGGTATACGACATGGAGGGTGATGAGATCATGCTGGGTGATAAGTGCGAGAAGGGCTCTCAGCTCAGGCCGCATATCGTATGGTTTGGCGAGATGGTGCCCATGATGGAACCCGCGGCTGCCCTGGCTATGAAGGCCGATGTATTTGTGGTGGTAGGCACCTCACTAGTAGTATACCCCGCTGCAGGTCTTGTAGATTATACCGCACGAAATACCCCCATATTTGTGGTAGACCCTAATGTGCCTGAAGTTTATGGCCGTGAAGATGTGACGGCTATACAGGAAAATGCCTCTACGGGCATGAAAAAACTCAAAGATATTTTACTTGAAAGATACAGGTAA
- a CDS encoding VIT1/CCC1 transporter family protein, whose protein sequence is MQKIEDKLHTGKKLFLFDRAYISEFVYGGIDGAITTFAVVAGAAGANADLKWVLIFGFANLIADGFSMSVGNFLSVKAEHEDYDKHREIEYWEIENLREKEIEEIREIYAAKGFKGELLEQVVEVITSNDDVWVDTMMKEELEMAKDDKAPIQTATATFLSFIAIGLIPLLSYLAAIIFDLGKGNLFLYSCIATGIGLIVVGNLKAVATRTNRFRAIAETLSLGGIAAFLAYFVGEVLQRYLL, encoded by the coding sequence ATGCAAAAGATAGAAGATAAGCTGCACACGGGTAAGAAACTCTTTCTGTTCGACAGGGCTTACATTTCCGAGTTTGTGTACGGGGGAATCGACGGAGCCATTACGACCTTTGCTGTGGTAGCCGGTGCAGCAGGGGCCAATGCAGATCTGAAGTGGGTGCTTATATTCGGTTTTGCGAATCTTATTGCAGACGGTTTCAGCATGTCCGTAGGTAATTTTCTGTCTGTAAAAGCAGAACATGAAGATTACGATAAGCACCGTGAGATTGAATATTGGGAGATAGAGAATCTTCGTGAGAAAGAAATAGAGGAGATACGCGAAATCTACGCCGCTAAAGGGTTTAAAGGGGAGTTGCTCGAGCAGGTGGTGGAAGTGATCACTTCCAATGATGATGTGTGGGTGGATACCATGATGAAAGAAGAGCTGGAGATGGCCAAAGACGACAAGGCACCTATCCAAACAGCCACGGCTACCTTTCTGTCTTTCATTGCCATTGGGCTTATCCCCCTGCTCAGTTACCTGGCAGCTATTATCTTTGATCTGGGTAAGGGCAACTTGTTCCTCTACTCTTGCATTGCCACCGGTATCGGGCTTATAGTAGTGGGCAACCTGAAAGCAGTAGCTACCCGTACTAACCGGTTCAGGGCCATTGCTGAGACTCTTTCTCTTGGTGGCATTGCCGCGTTTCTCGCTTATTTTGTTGGCGAGGTACTACAGCGCTACTTACTGTGA
- a CDS encoding SDR family NAD(P)-dependent oxidoreductase, with protein sequence MNYALITGASGGIGAAMARRLAEEGLNVLLVARSEDKLRELKAEIREEFRVGVEYLPLDLLEEGAVDTLLDWCHANEYFVRILINNAGVGEWGPFEEKDLQSQLSMMHLNQDVMVSLTHAFLEKMHTFSSAHILNVGSTASYQPIPFFAVYAATKAFVLSFTRALRHELRRSPINVSCLCPGPTDSDFFSRAGFISKQANSIMMAPEAVADIAIKGLFKSKAVIVPGFSNGLGVVMSKILPQGMLSGIVGSIFKPRSERMIED encoded by the coding sequence ATGAATTACGCACTCATAACCGGCGCCAGCGGAGGCATTGGCGCAGCAATGGCAAGAAGACTAGCCGAAGAAGGGCTGAACGTATTGCTGGTAGCACGAAGTGAAGACAAGCTCAGGGAGCTGAAGGCTGAGATCCGGGAGGAGTTCCGGGTAGGAGTAGAGTACCTGCCTTTGGACCTGCTGGAAGAAGGAGCCGTAGATACGCTGCTGGACTGGTGCCATGCGAATGAGTACTTTGTGCGTATCCTTATCAATAATGCGGGCGTAGGGGAGTGGGGGCCTTTTGAAGAAAAAGACCTGCAGAGCCAACTGAGTATGATGCACCTGAACCAGGATGTGATGGTGTCTCTGACCCACGCTTTCCTTGAAAAGATGCACACCTTCAGCAGTGCTCACATACTGAATGTAGGTAGTACGGCCAGCTATCAGCCTATCCCGTTTTTTGCCGTATATGCTGCCACCAAGGCATTTGTACTTTCTTTTACCCGTGCTTTGCGCCATGAACTGCGCCGTTCGCCTATTAACGTCAGTTGTCTCTGTCCCGGCCCTACTGACAGTGATTTTTTCAGTCGAGCCGGATTCATCAGTAAGCAGGCCAACTCGATCATGATGGCTCCGGAGGCAGTAGCAGATATCGCCATAAAAGGACTATTCAAAAGTAAAGCAGTCATAGTGCCCGGTTTTTCCAATGGACTGGGAGTGGTCATGAGTAAGATTTTGCCCCAAGGGATGCTTTCAGGCATAGTGGGGAGTATATTTAAGCCCCGCAGCGAGCGTATGATAGAGGACTAG
- a CDS encoding o-succinylbenzoate synthase → MSLQASWKRYTLNFTFDAGTSRGVMRSRDTWILKVWREEEPYTYGLGEAGPLPGLSIDHRPDIESHLERLTRLMGQLAYPADEADALQVAASIVPDEWPSLRFAVETALLDLLHGGRRSILPGAFEAMPRVPINGLIWMGDKPFMLQQMEDKLAAGFTCLKMKIGAIDGAEEEDVLDAIRERLPASELILRVDANGAFSPDEAPERLKSLARYDLHSIEQPIKPGQRAILADLCQSSPVPVALDEELIGIHSKQERAELLDEVKPFGIVLKPSLVGGIAATREWIGLAEDRGITWWITSALESNIGLNAIAQLTASYKPVMHQGLGTGQLYDNNFPSPLVIRQGSLQYDKAVTWDLSQLDE, encoded by the coding sequence ATGAGTCTGCAGGCATCCTGGAAAAGATACACCCTTAATTTCACCTTTGACGCCGGTACAAGTCGCGGTGTTATGCGCAGCCGCGATACGTGGATACTAAAGGTATGGCGGGAGGAGGAGCCATATACGTATGGCCTTGGAGAGGCTGGCCCGCTTCCCGGTCTAAGTATAGACCACCGGCCGGATATCGAATCACACCTGGAGCGTCTCACCCGGTTGATGGGGCAGTTGGCGTATCCTGCCGATGAAGCAGACGCTTTACAAGTGGCAGCCAGCATAGTACCGGATGAGTGGCCGAGCCTTCGCTTTGCCGTAGAAACCGCCCTGCTGGACCTGCTGCATGGAGGGAGGCGAAGCATCCTGCCCGGAGCTTTTGAGGCCATGCCCCGTGTCCCTATTAACGGCCTGATCTGGATGGGGGATAAGCCTTTTATGCTGCAGCAGATGGAGGATAAACTTGCTGCGGGCTTTACCTGCCTTAAGATGAAGATAGGCGCTATTGATGGTGCAGAGGAAGAGGATGTGCTGGATGCCATCAGGGAACGCCTCCCGGCCAGTGAACTGATCCTGCGGGTAGACGCCAACGGAGCATTTTCCCCGGATGAAGCCCCCGAGAGACTCAAAAGTCTGGCAAGGTACGATCTTCACTCTATCGAGCAACCCATAAAACCGGGCCAGCGCGCAATATTGGCTGACCTTTGTCAGAGTAGCCCGGTCCCCGTAGCACTGGATGAAGAGCTTATTGGTATTCACAGTAAGCAGGAGAGGGCTGAGTTACTGGATGAGGTTAAGCCATTTGGCATAGTGCTAAAGCCCAGCCTGGTAGGGGGTATAGCCGCCACCCGCGAGTGGATAGGCCTGGCAGAGGATCGTGGTATCACCTGGTGGATCACGTCCGCCCTGGAATCTAATATAGGCCTCAATGCCATTGCTCAGCTAACGGCCTCCTACAAACCGGTAATGCACCAGGGCTTAGGTACGGGGCAGCTATATGATAACAATTTCCCATCACCATTGGTCATAAGACAGGGTTCACTGCAGTATGATAAAGCAGTAACCTGGGATTTATCGCAACTAGACGAATGA
- a CDS encoding inorganic diphosphatase: MAQNEDFTIDVVVEIPKGSRNKYEYDYEKKMIRYDRMIFSSMHYPADYGFIPETLAKDGDALDALVLVSEPTFPGCLIEVRIIGLFRMEDEKGPDAKLLCVPVRDPIWNKLHALEEVNEHLIKEIEHFFQVYKDLEEKKVGIEGWENKDAAIKAYHEAKRFYEENKQKEAAE, translated from the coding sequence ATGGCGCAAAACGAAGACTTTACTATAGATGTGGTAGTGGAGATACCCAAGGGAAGCCGCAATAAGTACGAGTACGACTATGAAAAGAAGATGATCCGCTATGATCGTATGATCTTCTCTTCTATGCACTACCCGGCAGATTATGGCTTTATTCCTGAAACTCTTGCTAAAGATGGTGACGCACTGGATGCACTGGTGCTGGTATCTGAGCCTACCTTCCCCGGCTGCCTTATAGAAGTGCGCATCATTGGCCTCTTCCGTATGGAAGATGAGAAGGGCCCCGATGCCAAGCTGCTCTGCGTGCCTGTACGCGACCCTATCTGGAATAAGCTTCACGCACTTGAGGAGGTGAACGAACACCTTATCAAGGAGATCGAGCACTTCTTCCAGGTATATAAGGACCTTGAAGAAAAGAAAGTGGGTATAGAAGGCTGGGAAAACAAGGATGCCGCCATCAAAGCTTACCACGAAGCGAAGCGTTTCTACGAAGAGAATAAGCAAAAAGAAGCCGCAGAATAA
- a CDS encoding GIY-YIG nuclease family protein: MQTFYVYIITNKNNTVLYTGFTDDVFRRSLEHKEKLYKGFTAKWNCNKIVYYETYYDADEAIRRERQLKRYLRKWKEELIDKKNPDWKDLFEEMLT, from the coding sequence ATGCAGACTTTCTACGTCTACATCATTACCAATAAAAACAATACAGTTCTATACACCGGATTCACTGATGACGTATTCCGAAGAAGCCTGGAACATAAGGAGAAGTTGTATAAAGGCTTTACTGCCAAGTGGAACTGTAATAAAATCGTTTACTATGAAACATACTATGATGCAGATGAAGCCATTAGACGAGAAAGACAGCTTAAACGCTACCTCCGCAAGTGGAAGGAAGAGTTGATCGATAAGAAGAATCCGGATTGGAAGGATTTATTCGAAGAAATGCTTACTTAA
- a CDS encoding two-component regulator propeller domain-containing protein, whose protein sequence is MGYRSFVIVFLVLVLLPVLGMAQEIKFQHLGIREGLKSSKVFDIVEDDAGFVWFATENGISRYDGSQMRTYMLDRVEGGEVNLKLRSRTSDSAIRDPSATSLMST, encoded by the coding sequence ATGGGGTACAGATCGTTTGTCATCGTCTTTCTTGTTTTGGTGCTGCTGCCTGTGTTGGGCATGGCGCAGGAGATTAAGTTTCAGCACCTGGGCATCAGGGAGGGGCTGAAGAGCTCTAAGGTGTTTGATATAGTCGAGGACGATGCGGGCTTTGTGTGGTTTGCGACGGAAAACGGCATCAGCCGCTACGATGGCAGCCAGATGAGGACGTACATGCTGGACAGGGTAGAGGGGGGTGAAGTAAACTTAAAGCTCCGTTCCCGGACAAGCGATAGCGCGATCCGGGACCCGTCTGCTACTAGCTTAATGTCTACTTAA